In Symphalangus syndactylus isolate Jambi chromosome 15, NHGRI_mSymSyn1-v2.1_pri, whole genome shotgun sequence, the following are encoded in one genomic region:
- the TSC22D1 gene encoding TSC22 domain family protein 1 isoform X1 — MHQPPESTAAAAAAADISARKMAHPAMFPRRGSGSGSASALNAAGTGVGSNATSSEDFPPPSLLQPPPPAAASTSGPQPPPPQSLNLLSQAQLQAQPLAPGGTQMKKKSGFQITSVTPAQISASISSNNSIAEDTESYDDLDESHTEDLSSSEILDVSLSRATDLGEPERSSSEETLNNFQEAETPGAVSPNQPHLPQPHLPHLPQQNVVINGNAHPHHLHHHHHIHHGHHLQHGHHHPSHVAVASASIPGGPPSSPVSRKLSTTGSSDSITPVAPTSAVSSSGSSASVMTNMRAPSTTGGIGINSVTGTSTVTNVNITAVGSFNPNVTSSMLGNVNISTSNIPSAASVSVGPGVTSGVNVNILSGLGNGTISSSAAVNSVPNAAAGITGGSVSSQQQQPTVNTSRFRVVKLDSSSEPFKKGRWTCTEFYEKENAVPATEGVLINKVVETVKQNPIEVTSERESPSGSSVSSSVSTLSHYAESVGSGEMGAPTVVVQQQQQQQQQPALQGVTLQQMDFGSTGPQSIPAVSIPQSISQSQISQVQLQSQELSYQQKQGLQPVPLQATMSAAAGIQPSPVNVVGVTSALSQQPSISSLAQPQLPYSQAAPPVQTPLPGAPPPQQLQYGQQQPMVSTQMAPGHVKSVTQNPASEYVQQQPILQTAMSSGQPSSAGVGAGTTVIPVAQPQGIQLPVQPTAVPAQPAGASVQPVGQAQASVSAVPTGSQIANIGQQANIPTAVQQPSTQVPPSVIQQGAPPSSQMVPPAQTGIIHQGVQTSAPSLPQQLVIASQSSLLTVPPQPQGIEPVAQGIVSQQLPAVSPLPSASSISVTSQVSSTGPSGMPSAPTNLVPPQNIAQTPATQNGNLVQSVSQPPLIATNINLPLAQQIPLSSTQFSAQSLAQAIGSQIEDARRAAEPSLVGLPQTISGDSGGMSAVSDGSSSSLAASASLFPLKVLPLTTPLVDGEDESSSGASVVAIDNKIEQAMDLVKSHLMYAVREEVEVLKEQIKELIEKNSQLEQENNLLKTLASPEQLAQFQAQLQTGSPPATTQPQGTTQPPAQPASQGSGPTA, encoded by the coding sequence ATGCACCAGCCGCCTGAGTCCAccgccgcggccgccgccgctGCAGACATTAGCGCTAGGAAGATGGCGCACCCGGCAATGTTCCCTCGAAGGGGCAGCGGTAGTGGCAGCGCCTCTGCTCTCAATGCAGCAGGTACCGGCGTCGGTAGTAATGCCACATCTTCCGAGGATTTTCCGCCTCCGTCGCTGCTTCAGCCGCCGCCCCCTGCAGCAGCATCTACGTCGGgaccacagcctccgcctccacaAAGCCTGAACCTCCTTTCGCAGGCTCAGCTGCAGGCACAGCCTCTTGCGCCAGGCGGAactcaaatgaaaaagaaaagtggctTCCAGATAACTAGCGTTACTCCTGCTCAGATCTCCGCTAGTATCAGCTCTAACAACAGTATAGCAGAGGACACTGAGAGCTATGATGATCTGGATGAATCTCACACGGAAGATCTCTCTTCTTCGGAGATCCTTGATGTGTCACTTTCCAGGGCTACTGACTTAGGGGAGCCCGAACGCAGCTCCTCAGAAGAGACCCTAAATAACTTCCAGGAAGCTGAGACACCTGGGGCAGTCTCTCCCAACCAgccccaccttcctcagcctcattTGCCTCACCTTCCACAACAGAATGTTGTGATCAATGGGAATGCTCATCcacaccacctccatcaccaccatcacattCATCATGGGCACCACCTCCAACATGGGCACCACCATCCATCTCATGTTGCTGTGGCCAGTGCATCCATTCCTGGTGGGCCACCCTCAAGCCCAGTATCTAGAAAACTCTCTACAACTGGAAGCTCTGACAGTATCACACCAGTTGCACCAACTTCTGCTGTATCATCCAGTGGTTCATCTGCATCTGTAATGACTAATATGCGTGCTCCAAGTACTACAGGCGGAATAGGTATAAATTCTGTTACTGGCACTAGTACAGTAACTAATGTTAACATTACTGCTGTGGGTAGTTTTAATCCTAATGTGACAAGCAGCATGCTTGGTAATGTTAATATAAGTACAAGCAATATTCCTAGTGCTGCTAGTGTGAGTGTTGGGCCTGGAGTTACCAGTGGTGTTAATGTGAATATCTTGAGTGGCTTGGGAAATGGTACTATTTCTTCCTCCGCTGCTGTTAACAGTGTTCCTAATGCAGCTGCAGGGATAACTGGGGGATCGGTTTCAAGTCAGCAGCAACAACCAACAGTTAACACTTCGAGGTTCAGAGTTGTGAAGTTAGATTCTAGTTCTGAGCCCTTTAAAAAAGGTAGATGGACTTGCACTGAgttctatgaaaaagaaaatgctgtacCTGCTACAGAAGGTGTGCTGATAAATAAAGTGGTGGAGACTGTAAAGCAAAATCCGATAGAAGTGACTTCTGAAAGGGAGAGCCCAAGTGGGAGTTCAGTGAGCAGTAGTGTCAGCACACTGAGTCACTATGCAGAGAGTGTGGGAAGTGGAGAGATGGGAGCCCCTACTGTGGTggtgcagcagcagcaacaacagcagcaacaaccaGCTCTCCAAGGTGTGACCCTCCAACAGATGGATTTTGGTAGCACTGGTCCACAGAGTATTCCAGCAGTTAGTATACCACAGAGTATTTCTCAGTCACAGATCTCACAAGTACAATTACAGTCTCAAGAACTGAGCTATCAGCAAAAGCAAGGTCTTCAGCCAGTACCTCTGCAAGCCACTATGAGTGCTGCAGCTGGTATCCAGCCATCGCCTGTAAATGTGGTTGGTGTAACTTCAGCTTTAAGTCAGCAGCCTTCCATTTCCAGTTTGGCTCAGCCGCAGCTACCATATTCTCAGGCGGCTCCTCCAGTGCAAACTCCCCTTCCAGGGGCACCACCACCCCAACAGTTACAGTATGGACAACAGCAACCAATGGTTTCTACACAGATGGCCCCAGGCCATGTCAAATCAGTGACTCAAAATCCTGCTTCAGAGTATGTACAACAGCAGCCAATTCTTCAAACAGCGATGTCCTCCGGACAGCCCAGTTCTGCAGGAGTAGGAGCAGGAACAACAGTGATTCCTGTGGCTCAGCCACAGGGTAtccagctgccagtgcagcccACAGCAGTCCCAGCACAACCTGCAGGGGCATCTGTCCagcctgttggccaggctcaggCATCAGTGTCTGCTGTACCTACTGGCAGTCAGATTGCAAATATTGGTCAGCAAGCAAACATACCTACTGCAGTGCAGCAGCCCTCTACCCAGGTTCCACCTTCAGTTATTCAGCAAGGTGCTCCTCCATCTTCGCAAATGGTTCCACCTGCTCAAACTGGGATTATTCATCAGGGAGTTCAAACTAGCGCTCCAAGCCTTCCTCAACAATTGGTTATTGCATCCCAAAGTTCCTTGTTAACTGTGCCTCCCCAGCCACAAGGAATAGAACCAGTAGCTCAAGGAATTGTTTCACAGCAGTTGCCTGCAGTTAGTCCTTTGCCCTCTGCTAGTAGTATTTCTGTTACAAGTCAGGTTAGTTCAACTGGTCCTTCTGGAATGCCTTCTGCCCCAACAAACTTGGTTCCACCACAAAATATAGCACAAACCCCTGCCACCCAAAATGGTAATTTGGTTCAAAGTGTTAGTCAACCTCCCTTGATAGCAACTAATATAAATTTGCCTTTGGCACAACAGATACCACTAAGTTCTACCCAGTTCTCTGCACAATCATTAGCTCAGGCAATTGGAAGCCAAATTGAAGATGCCAGGCGTGCAGCGGAGCCCTCCTTAGTTGGCTTACCTCAGACTATCAGTGGTGACAGTGGGGGAATGTCAGCAGTTTCAGATGGGAGTAGCAGCAGCCTAGCagcctctgcttctcttttcccGTTGAAGGTGCTACCGCTGACGACACCCCTGGTGGATGGCGAGGATGAGAG
- the TSC22D1 gene encoding TSC22 domain family protein 1 isoform X2, with translation MHQPPESTAAAAAAADISARKMAHPAMFPRRGSGSGSASALNAAGTGVGSNATSSEDFPPPSLLQPPPPAAASTSGPQPPPPQSLNLLSQAQLQAQPLAPGGTQMKKKSGFQITSVTPAQISASISSNNSIAEDTESYDDLDESHTEDLSSSEILDVSLSRATDLGEPERSSSEETLNNFQEAETPGAVSPNQPHLPQPHLPHLPQQNVVINGNAHPHHLHHHHHIHHGHHLQHGHHHPSHVAVASASIPGGPPSSPVSRKLSTTGSSDSITPVAPTSAVSSSGSSASVMTNMRAPSTTGGIGINSVTGTSTVTNVNITAVGSFNPNVTSSMLGNVNISTSNIPSAASVSVGPGVTSGVNVNILSGLGNGTISSSAAVNSVPNAAAGITGGSVSSQQQQPTVNTSRFRVVKLDSSSEPFKKGRWTCTEFYEKENAVPATEGVLINKVVETVKQNPIEVTSERESPSGSSVSSSVSTLSHYAESVGSGEMGAPTVVVQQQQQQQQQPALQGVTLQQMDFGSTGPQSIPAVSIPQSISQSQISQVQLQSQELSYQQKQGLQPVPLQATMSAAAGIQPSPVNVVGVTSALSQQPSISSLAQPQLPYSQAAPPVQTPLPGAPPPQQLQYGQQQPMVSTQMAPGHVKSVTQNPASEYVQQQPILQTAMSSGQPSSAGVGAGTTVIPVAQPQGIQLPVQPTAVPAQPAGASVQPVGQAQASVSAVPTGSQIANIGQQANIPTAVQQPSTQVPPSVIQQGAPPSSQMVPPAQTGIIHQGVQTSAPSLPQQLVIASQSSLLTVPPQPQGIEPVAQGIVSQQLPAVSPLPSASSISVTSQVSSTGPSGMPSAPTNLVPPQNIAQTPATQNGNLVQSVSQPPLIATNINLPLAQQIPLSSTQFSAQSLAQAIGSQIEDARRAAEPSLVGLPQTISGDSGGMSAVSDGSSSSLAASASLFPLKVLPLTTPLVDGEDESASLLPEVQGVILEPQIQPRPRRAFDVRGPLSPLNPWRQNIQLLERVGKDNKQVGAFHYLLGLIYRLECPSIAHLILW, from the coding sequence ATGCACCAGCCGCCTGAGTCCAccgccgcggccgccgccgctGCAGACATTAGCGCTAGGAAGATGGCGCACCCGGCAATGTTCCCTCGAAGGGGCAGCGGTAGTGGCAGCGCCTCTGCTCTCAATGCAGCAGGTACCGGCGTCGGTAGTAATGCCACATCTTCCGAGGATTTTCCGCCTCCGTCGCTGCTTCAGCCGCCGCCCCCTGCAGCAGCATCTACGTCGGgaccacagcctccgcctccacaAAGCCTGAACCTCCTTTCGCAGGCTCAGCTGCAGGCACAGCCTCTTGCGCCAGGCGGAactcaaatgaaaaagaaaagtggctTCCAGATAACTAGCGTTACTCCTGCTCAGATCTCCGCTAGTATCAGCTCTAACAACAGTATAGCAGAGGACACTGAGAGCTATGATGATCTGGATGAATCTCACACGGAAGATCTCTCTTCTTCGGAGATCCTTGATGTGTCACTTTCCAGGGCTACTGACTTAGGGGAGCCCGAACGCAGCTCCTCAGAAGAGACCCTAAATAACTTCCAGGAAGCTGAGACACCTGGGGCAGTCTCTCCCAACCAgccccaccttcctcagcctcattTGCCTCACCTTCCACAACAGAATGTTGTGATCAATGGGAATGCTCATCcacaccacctccatcaccaccatcacattCATCATGGGCACCACCTCCAACATGGGCACCACCATCCATCTCATGTTGCTGTGGCCAGTGCATCCATTCCTGGTGGGCCACCCTCAAGCCCAGTATCTAGAAAACTCTCTACAACTGGAAGCTCTGACAGTATCACACCAGTTGCACCAACTTCTGCTGTATCATCCAGTGGTTCATCTGCATCTGTAATGACTAATATGCGTGCTCCAAGTACTACAGGCGGAATAGGTATAAATTCTGTTACTGGCACTAGTACAGTAACTAATGTTAACATTACTGCTGTGGGTAGTTTTAATCCTAATGTGACAAGCAGCATGCTTGGTAATGTTAATATAAGTACAAGCAATATTCCTAGTGCTGCTAGTGTGAGTGTTGGGCCTGGAGTTACCAGTGGTGTTAATGTGAATATCTTGAGTGGCTTGGGAAATGGTACTATTTCTTCCTCCGCTGCTGTTAACAGTGTTCCTAATGCAGCTGCAGGGATAACTGGGGGATCGGTTTCAAGTCAGCAGCAACAACCAACAGTTAACACTTCGAGGTTCAGAGTTGTGAAGTTAGATTCTAGTTCTGAGCCCTTTAAAAAAGGTAGATGGACTTGCACTGAgttctatgaaaaagaaaatgctgtacCTGCTACAGAAGGTGTGCTGATAAATAAAGTGGTGGAGACTGTAAAGCAAAATCCGATAGAAGTGACTTCTGAAAGGGAGAGCCCAAGTGGGAGTTCAGTGAGCAGTAGTGTCAGCACACTGAGTCACTATGCAGAGAGTGTGGGAAGTGGAGAGATGGGAGCCCCTACTGTGGTggtgcagcagcagcaacaacagcagcaacaaccaGCTCTCCAAGGTGTGACCCTCCAACAGATGGATTTTGGTAGCACTGGTCCACAGAGTATTCCAGCAGTTAGTATACCACAGAGTATTTCTCAGTCACAGATCTCACAAGTACAATTACAGTCTCAAGAACTGAGCTATCAGCAAAAGCAAGGTCTTCAGCCAGTACCTCTGCAAGCCACTATGAGTGCTGCAGCTGGTATCCAGCCATCGCCTGTAAATGTGGTTGGTGTAACTTCAGCTTTAAGTCAGCAGCCTTCCATTTCCAGTTTGGCTCAGCCGCAGCTACCATATTCTCAGGCGGCTCCTCCAGTGCAAACTCCCCTTCCAGGGGCACCACCACCCCAACAGTTACAGTATGGACAACAGCAACCAATGGTTTCTACACAGATGGCCCCAGGCCATGTCAAATCAGTGACTCAAAATCCTGCTTCAGAGTATGTACAACAGCAGCCAATTCTTCAAACAGCGATGTCCTCCGGACAGCCCAGTTCTGCAGGAGTAGGAGCAGGAACAACAGTGATTCCTGTGGCTCAGCCACAGGGTAtccagctgccagtgcagcccACAGCAGTCCCAGCACAACCTGCAGGGGCATCTGTCCagcctgttggccaggctcaggCATCAGTGTCTGCTGTACCTACTGGCAGTCAGATTGCAAATATTGGTCAGCAAGCAAACATACCTACTGCAGTGCAGCAGCCCTCTACCCAGGTTCCACCTTCAGTTATTCAGCAAGGTGCTCCTCCATCTTCGCAAATGGTTCCACCTGCTCAAACTGGGATTATTCATCAGGGAGTTCAAACTAGCGCTCCAAGCCTTCCTCAACAATTGGTTATTGCATCCCAAAGTTCCTTGTTAACTGTGCCTCCCCAGCCACAAGGAATAGAACCAGTAGCTCAAGGAATTGTTTCACAGCAGTTGCCTGCAGTTAGTCCTTTGCCCTCTGCTAGTAGTATTTCTGTTACAAGTCAGGTTAGTTCAACTGGTCCTTCTGGAATGCCTTCTGCCCCAACAAACTTGGTTCCACCACAAAATATAGCACAAACCCCTGCCACCCAAAATGGTAATTTGGTTCAAAGTGTTAGTCAACCTCCCTTGATAGCAACTAATATAAATTTGCCTTTGGCACAACAGATACCACTAAGTTCTACCCAGTTCTCTGCACAATCATTAGCTCAGGCAATTGGAAGCCAAATTGAAGATGCCAGGCGTGCAGCGGAGCCCTCCTTAGTTGGCTTACCTCAGACTATCAGTGGTGACAGTGGGGGAATGTCAGCAGTTTCAGATGGGAGTAGCAGCAGCCTAGCagcctctgcttctcttttcccGTTGAAGGTGCTACCGCTGACGACACCCCTGGTGGATGGCGAGGATGAGAG
- the TSC22D1 gene encoding TSC22 domain family protein 1 isoform X3, whose product MHQPPESTAAAAAAADISARKMAHPAMFPRRGSGSGSASALNAAGTGVGSNATSSEDFPPPSLLQPPPPAAASTSGPQPPPPQSLNLLSQAQLQAQPLAPGGTQMKKKSGFQITSVTPAQISASISSNNSIAEDTESYDDLDESHTEDLSSSEILDVSLSRATDLGEPERSSSEETLNNFQEAETPGAVSPNQPHLPQPHLPHLPQQNVVINGNAHPHHLHHHHHIHHGHHLQHGHHHPSHVAVASASIPGGPPSSPVSRKLSTTGSSDSITPVAPTSAVSSSGSSASVMTNMRAPSTTGGIGINSVTGTSTVTNVNITAVGSFNPNVTSSMLGNVNISTSNIPSAASVSVGPGVTSGVNVNILSGLGNGTISSSAAVNSVPNAAAGITGGSVSSQQQQPTVNTSRFRVVKLDSSSEPFKKGRWTCTEFYEKENAVPATEGVLINKVVETVKQNPIEVTSERESPSGSSVSSSVSTLSHYAESVGSGEMGAPTVVVQQQQQQQQQPALQGVTLQQMDFGSTGPQSIPAVSIPQSISQSQISQVQLQSQELSYQQKQGLQPVPLQATMSAAAGIQPSPVNVVGVTSALSQQPSISSLAQPQLPYSQAAPPVQTPLPGAPPPQQLQYGQQQPMVSTQMAPGHVKSVTQNPASEYVQQQPILQTAMSSGQPSSAGVGAGTTVIPVAQPQGIQLPVQPTAVPAQPAGASVQPVGQAQASVSAVPTGSQIANIGQQANIPTAVQQPSTQVPPSVIQQGAPPSSQMVPPAQTGIIHQGVQTSAPSLPQQLVIASQSSLLTVPPQPQGIEPVAQGIVSQQLPAVSPLPSASSISVTSQVSSTGPSGMPSAPTNLVPPQNIAQTPATQNGNLVQSVSQPPLIATNINLPLAQQIPLSSTQFSAQSLAQAIGSQIEDARRAAEPSLVGLPQTISGDSGGMSAVSDGSSSSLAASASLFPLKVLPLTTPLVDGEDESASLLPEVQGVILEPQIQPRPRRAFDVRGPLSPLNPWRQNIQLLERVGKDNKQISFNW is encoded by the coding sequence ATGCACCAGCCGCCTGAGTCCAccgccgcggccgccgccgctGCAGACATTAGCGCTAGGAAGATGGCGCACCCGGCAATGTTCCCTCGAAGGGGCAGCGGTAGTGGCAGCGCCTCTGCTCTCAATGCAGCAGGTACCGGCGTCGGTAGTAATGCCACATCTTCCGAGGATTTTCCGCCTCCGTCGCTGCTTCAGCCGCCGCCCCCTGCAGCAGCATCTACGTCGGgaccacagcctccgcctccacaAAGCCTGAACCTCCTTTCGCAGGCTCAGCTGCAGGCACAGCCTCTTGCGCCAGGCGGAactcaaatgaaaaagaaaagtggctTCCAGATAACTAGCGTTACTCCTGCTCAGATCTCCGCTAGTATCAGCTCTAACAACAGTATAGCAGAGGACACTGAGAGCTATGATGATCTGGATGAATCTCACACGGAAGATCTCTCTTCTTCGGAGATCCTTGATGTGTCACTTTCCAGGGCTACTGACTTAGGGGAGCCCGAACGCAGCTCCTCAGAAGAGACCCTAAATAACTTCCAGGAAGCTGAGACACCTGGGGCAGTCTCTCCCAACCAgccccaccttcctcagcctcattTGCCTCACCTTCCACAACAGAATGTTGTGATCAATGGGAATGCTCATCcacaccacctccatcaccaccatcacattCATCATGGGCACCACCTCCAACATGGGCACCACCATCCATCTCATGTTGCTGTGGCCAGTGCATCCATTCCTGGTGGGCCACCCTCAAGCCCAGTATCTAGAAAACTCTCTACAACTGGAAGCTCTGACAGTATCACACCAGTTGCACCAACTTCTGCTGTATCATCCAGTGGTTCATCTGCATCTGTAATGACTAATATGCGTGCTCCAAGTACTACAGGCGGAATAGGTATAAATTCTGTTACTGGCACTAGTACAGTAACTAATGTTAACATTACTGCTGTGGGTAGTTTTAATCCTAATGTGACAAGCAGCATGCTTGGTAATGTTAATATAAGTACAAGCAATATTCCTAGTGCTGCTAGTGTGAGTGTTGGGCCTGGAGTTACCAGTGGTGTTAATGTGAATATCTTGAGTGGCTTGGGAAATGGTACTATTTCTTCCTCCGCTGCTGTTAACAGTGTTCCTAATGCAGCTGCAGGGATAACTGGGGGATCGGTTTCAAGTCAGCAGCAACAACCAACAGTTAACACTTCGAGGTTCAGAGTTGTGAAGTTAGATTCTAGTTCTGAGCCCTTTAAAAAAGGTAGATGGACTTGCACTGAgttctatgaaaaagaaaatgctgtacCTGCTACAGAAGGTGTGCTGATAAATAAAGTGGTGGAGACTGTAAAGCAAAATCCGATAGAAGTGACTTCTGAAAGGGAGAGCCCAAGTGGGAGTTCAGTGAGCAGTAGTGTCAGCACACTGAGTCACTATGCAGAGAGTGTGGGAAGTGGAGAGATGGGAGCCCCTACTGTGGTggtgcagcagcagcaacaacagcagcaacaaccaGCTCTCCAAGGTGTGACCCTCCAACAGATGGATTTTGGTAGCACTGGTCCACAGAGTATTCCAGCAGTTAGTATACCACAGAGTATTTCTCAGTCACAGATCTCACAAGTACAATTACAGTCTCAAGAACTGAGCTATCAGCAAAAGCAAGGTCTTCAGCCAGTACCTCTGCAAGCCACTATGAGTGCTGCAGCTGGTATCCAGCCATCGCCTGTAAATGTGGTTGGTGTAACTTCAGCTTTAAGTCAGCAGCCTTCCATTTCCAGTTTGGCTCAGCCGCAGCTACCATATTCTCAGGCGGCTCCTCCAGTGCAAACTCCCCTTCCAGGGGCACCACCACCCCAACAGTTACAGTATGGACAACAGCAACCAATGGTTTCTACACAGATGGCCCCAGGCCATGTCAAATCAGTGACTCAAAATCCTGCTTCAGAGTATGTACAACAGCAGCCAATTCTTCAAACAGCGATGTCCTCCGGACAGCCCAGTTCTGCAGGAGTAGGAGCAGGAACAACAGTGATTCCTGTGGCTCAGCCACAGGGTAtccagctgccagtgcagcccACAGCAGTCCCAGCACAACCTGCAGGGGCATCTGTCCagcctgttggccaggctcaggCATCAGTGTCTGCTGTACCTACTGGCAGTCAGATTGCAAATATTGGTCAGCAAGCAAACATACCTACTGCAGTGCAGCAGCCCTCTACCCAGGTTCCACCTTCAGTTATTCAGCAAGGTGCTCCTCCATCTTCGCAAATGGTTCCACCTGCTCAAACTGGGATTATTCATCAGGGAGTTCAAACTAGCGCTCCAAGCCTTCCTCAACAATTGGTTATTGCATCCCAAAGTTCCTTGTTAACTGTGCCTCCCCAGCCACAAGGAATAGAACCAGTAGCTCAAGGAATTGTTTCACAGCAGTTGCCTGCAGTTAGTCCTTTGCCCTCTGCTAGTAGTATTTCTGTTACAAGTCAGGTTAGTTCAACTGGTCCTTCTGGAATGCCTTCTGCCCCAACAAACTTGGTTCCACCACAAAATATAGCACAAACCCCTGCCACCCAAAATGGTAATTTGGTTCAAAGTGTTAGTCAACCTCCCTTGATAGCAACTAATATAAATTTGCCTTTGGCACAACAGATACCACTAAGTTCTACCCAGTTCTCTGCACAATCATTAGCTCAGGCAATTGGAAGCCAAATTGAAGATGCCAGGCGTGCAGCGGAGCCCTCCTTAGTTGGCTTACCTCAGACTATCAGTGGTGACAGTGGGGGAATGTCAGCAGTTTCAGATGGGAGTAGCAGCAGCCTAGCagcctctgcttctcttttcccGTTGAAGGTGCTACCGCTGACGACACCCCTGGTGGATGGCGAGGATGAGAG